The segment TGCCTTCAGACATTGGAGGCTCCTGGTATGTCTACTACTATAACTCATCACAGGAATAGAATTTCTTTTGTTAAACCATCCTTCAGACATGGGATAAAGGCTAGACTGCCTCTCTTAACACCCCTTCCCAATTTACCTGTCATAGTATGGTGACGAACAAcagtggagtggggtgggggagaagagatgGCTTAGTGGGTACAGGCACAAGTATAAAAGCAAAGGAACTGGTTTTGTACAGGAAAATGTCAGCACATCTGACAGGTTAACTTAAAACAATTTAACTTCAGGAGTGGTTTTATGGAGATTAAAAAGGTTGGGGCGGGGGTTTTTGCTGGTACTTGCTTATTTCACTCTTGCCAGGATGAAATGTTaacaatttgtcattttaatgtttcAGGTTTGGAAATCAGAACTGAGAACAAAGAGTTGATTCCAAAGCAAGAAATTCTAGACGTAGAGCCACAGAGGCAGCTACAAGAAGGGTCACAGGGGAAGGCTCCACTGTTTTCCAAGTGTGGCGACACACATGAGAGGGTGGAAAAGCAATCAGGAAACCCCTCATCACTGAAACTTGAACATTCTCCTGAAGAGCAAGGATTCACCAACATCTCAGATCTCACAAATGGTTACACAGAAGGGGGGGACTCCAAAAGTAATGAATTTGGGAATAGTGCCAGAAGTTCAAACTTTGTTCTTTGTCAGCATGACCTGACAGTAGAGAGGTCCATTGATGTTGATGAACGTGGCAGCAAGTGCAAACAGAGTTTGGATCCAGTGAAACTTCCAGTAGTGAAACCTCACAGATCTACTGACAACGAAGAAAATTTCCATAGTCCAGGCCTCTTTGAGGCCCTGAAGCAGTTCCGAGAAGAAAGACCTTATAAATGTGATAACTGTGAGAAGAGTTTCAAACAGCGTTCTGATCTCTTTAAACACCAGAGaatccacactggggagaaacccTATACATGCCAAGAATGTGGGAAGAGCTTCCGCCAGAGTGCTGCCCTGATTAAACATCAGAGGACACATACAGGGGAAAAGCCATACATATGTTCCAAATGTGGGGACAGCTTCAGACAGAGCTCACATCTCAATCGGCATAAAAGAATCCATATAGGAGAGAAACACtacaaatgtaatgaatgtggggaAATCTGCCGAATTTCCAACCGTTTTAGACATCAGAGAATCCATAAAGGGGAGAGACCCTATACCTGTGAAGAATGTGAGAAGAGCTTCAAACGGTGCTCTGACCTCTCTAAACATCAGAGAatccacactggggagaagccTTATGAATGTTCTGAATGTGGGAAATGCTTCAGTCAGAGTGCAACCCTCATTACACACCAGAGaactcacactggagaaaaaccttATGAATGTCTTGAATGTGGGGAAAGATTTAGACAGAGTCCACACCTTATCCGACACCAAAGGATCCATAGAAATAAAGTCCCATCATTTTGACATGCTTCTGCAtgagctgttttctttcttcttctttttttttttattgcccaGAAAccacattctttggcttgtgAAGTATTTCAGTCAATCGTGGATCATATTTCCTTGGGCATCATACCCAAAATAGATTCAGTCTGACTCAAGTCTCCAGACACACGTTGATAGAGTATTACTATGAAGGAGAAATGCACAAGTCGGGAGCCCCTCCAGCAGATGGTTCCATGGAGGAGAACTAAGGGCTGACAAGAGTAAGGGCTGACATGCGACATTCTGTGGTTATCTCATCACTCTTCCTACCTCTGCTCTGGGACCAAATCTTTGGCACTCCAATTACTTTCCTAAGAATTAATTTTAGTCACTTAGAATTGTCTTTCCCCTTAGGTGGTAGAGAGGATTTCAAATACTTTATCATCCAAAACACCTCGAACAGTTCAGTGCATACAAGAGCCACTTTGTAtttttgacttgaaaaaaaattagcttTGTAGTCTCTCTTTCCCATTCTTTCCCTGTTGGGTTAGACAGCTAAAAACTTGGATTAGATCTTAAGTCTATCTTACTCTCTTTCTAGTTCTACACATTCGCAATATGTATTGCATCCAAATTCTTTTTGAACCTTTTTCTAAATTAAGGGGATATAAGCACATTCTTGGATATTTGGGAAAACACTATAGGAAAAAATTACCTATACTCCCACACCTGACCTGTTACTGGCATTTACAATGGACCCTTGAGCAACGCAGGGGTTAGGGGCACCTATACCTTCTGTGCAGTccaaaatctgtgtataactttttttttttggggggggggggtttatttcatttatttcatagtttctcCTTGTTAGTTCATAGTTCTGCCTGAGGGAGTAGaactattattactgttattcccatttttatagaGGGAATTAAGGCTTGAGTAGTAAATTAACTTGCCCTTGGTCATGTAGTGAGCAGATAGTGGCTGAAGAGCCTAAAACAGGCCTCTGGTTTTGGAGCTGTTGTCTGTCATCCAAATTCATGCAGCAGGACTAGATGTGGGGGGAGAGGAAG is part of the Rhinolophus sinicus isolate RSC01 linkage group LG03, ASM3656204v1, whole genome shotgun sequence genome and harbors:
- the ZNF394 gene encoding zinc finger protein 394 isoform X1; protein product: MSSLFTASQGSDAEAGAWRVAGGARVAAPPLRDGLLIVKVEEDSAGGRESDTPGDCQDSETCRQHFRQFCYQEVSGPEEALSRLRELCRRWLRPEMHSKEQILELLVLEQFLTILPAELQACVRKHCPDSAEEAAAVVRAFQRALGATSPQGLVKVKDAAVSLTWEDWEHLDAVQRDFYRESTLKDYGNTVPPGLEIRTENKELIPKQEILDVEPQRQLQEGSQGKAPLFSKCGDTHERVEKQSGNPSSLKLEHSPEEQGFTNISDLTNGYTEGGDSKSNEFGNSARSSNFVLCQHDLTVERSIDVDERGSKCKQSLDPVKLPVVKPHRSTDNEENFHSPGLFEALKQFREERPYKCDNCEKSFKQRSDLFKHQRIHTGEKPYTCQECGKSFRQSAALIKHQRTHTGEKPYICSKCGDSFRQSSHLNRHKRIHIGEKHYKCNECGEICRISNRFRHQRIHKGERPYTCEECEKSFKRCSDLSKHQRIHTGEKPYECSECGKCFSQSATLITHQRTHTGEKPYECLECGERFRQSPHLIRHQRIHRNKVPSF